The following are from one region of the Simiduia agarivorans SA1 = DSM 21679 genome:
- the djlA gene encoding co-chaperone DjlA: protein MIGKIVGGLLGFFTLGPLGLILGAFAGHFFDKGLRQVGYGLTPEQKQELQNRFINTLFPLLGHIAKADGVITKDEIDHAETLMVRYGMTAERRDQAISLFKIGSEPIFTPAAVVQEFHRATQLQPDLRRVLLQYLIGIAMADGELHPGEESALRSIAEGLGYGGAMFEQLMSMLRAQDSFRDQRQRPPAADELATAYRALGVQASATDAELKKAYRKLMSENHPDKLMGQGVPEDMIKMATERAQEVQRAYDLIRKHRKG, encoded by the coding sequence ATGATCGGAAAAATAGTTGGCGGCCTGTTGGGCTTTTTTACGCTTGGCCCTTTGGGCCTGATTCTCGGTGCGTTTGCCGGCCACTTCTTTGACAAGGGGCTGAGGCAGGTGGGCTATGGCCTGACCCCCGAGCAGAAACAGGAATTACAAAACCGCTTCATCAATACCTTATTCCCGCTCCTGGGGCACATCGCCAAGGCTGATGGGGTGATTACCAAAGATGAGATCGACCACGCCGAAACCCTGATGGTGCGCTATGGCATGACCGCCGAGCGTCGGGATCAGGCAATCAGCCTGTTTAAAATTGGCTCTGAGCCCATATTTACGCCGGCGGCGGTGGTACAAGAGTTTCATCGCGCCACTCAGTTGCAGCCGGACCTGCGCCGTGTGTTATTGCAATACCTGATCGGGATTGCCATGGCCGACGGTGAGTTGCACCCGGGCGAAGAGAGTGCGCTGCGCAGCATAGCGGAAGGGCTGGGATACGGCGGCGCCATGTTCGAACAGCTCATGAGCATGCTGCGGGCCCAAGACAGTTTTCGCGACCAGCGCCAGCGTCCGCCCGCGGCCGATGAGCTGGCCACCGCCTACCGCGCGTTGGGGGTGCAGGCGTCTGCCACCGATGCTGAGTTGAAGAAAGCCTATCGCAAGCTCATGAGTGAAAATCATCCGGACAAGCTCATGGGCCAGGGTGTGCCGGAAGATATGATCAAAATGGCGACCGAGCGGGCGCAGGAAGTCCAGCGCGCCTACGATTTGATCCGCAAGCACCGCAAAGGTTGA
- a CDS encoding universal stress protein — translation MQAENTVFVVVDPNDDRHIALERALITSKFRNPSPKLTVFVAVDGEAVDTRATNDHLFRDEFWFRDQIRKPVEEAGLTCEIQVCWSSDWQGAIIQESKRCDAEMIYLPVHAKTSRRFTFAESKWEVLKKARCPVVLIRPGAHDERKVILAAVNFQADKDKQKALNKEIIQRAKYTAGNYNAELHFVNGYLDSMLYPDRGALANQTGVPAERIHVKQGYTDEVVAGVASAIDADLVIMGTLNQLGSTGTLLRGNTAERVIGALDVDVMVCNELTQTKV, via the coding sequence ATGCAAGCTGAAAACACAGTTTTCGTGGTGGTGGACCCCAACGACGACAGACACATCGCCCTGGAGCGGGCGTTGATTACATCCAAATTCCGTAATCCTTCCCCCAAGCTCACCGTGTTTGTGGCCGTGGACGGTGAAGCGGTCGACACCCGTGCGACCAACGACCACCTGTTCCGCGATGAATTCTGGTTCCGCGATCAGATCCGCAAGCCGGTGGAAGAGGCGGGCCTGACCTGTGAAATTCAGGTGTGCTGGTCGTCCGATTGGCAGGGTGCCATCATCCAGGAATCCAAGCGTTGTGACGCCGAAATGATTTACCTGCCGGTGCACGCCAAAACCAGCCGTCGTTTTACGTTTGCGGAATCCAAGTGGGAAGTGCTGAAAAAAGCCCGTTGTCCCGTGGTGCTCATCCGCCCGGGTGCGCACGATGAGCGCAAGGTCATTCTGGCGGCGGTGAATTTCCAGGCCGACAAAGACAAGCAAAAAGCATTGAACAAAGAAATTATCCAGCGCGCTAAATACACCGCCGGTAATTACAATGCTGAACTGCATTTTGTGAATGGCTATCTGGACTCCATGCTGTACCCCGATCGCGGTGCTCTGGCGAATCAAACCGGCGTGCCTGCCGAGCGCATTCATGTGAAGCAGGGTTATACCGATGAAGTGGTAGCCGGGGTTGCCAGCGCCATCGACGCGGATCTGGTGATCATGGGCACACTTAACCAGTTGGGTTCAACCGGTACGCTGTTACGTGGCAACACCGCCGAGCGCGTGATTGGTGCATTGGATGTGGATGTGATGGTGTGTAACGAACTGACACAAACCAAAGTCTGA
- a CDS encoding FKBP-type peptidyl-prolyl cis-trans isomerase gives MKIEQDKVVGFHYDLKEAEQVLESSRKEDPVLYLHGHQNLLPAMEKGFEGKAEGDNFSITLKPEEAYGKRREGETQRIPIKHLVDHAKLKNRLRPGMTVAVNTEHGPQDAVVVKVGKFNVDIDANHPYAGKTLTFDISVLSVRDASADEVAHGHAHGVGGHQHD, from the coding sequence GTGAAAATCGAACAGGATAAGGTGGTGGGTTTCCACTATGACCTGAAAGAGGCGGAGCAGGTGCTGGAAAGCTCGCGTAAGGAAGACCCTGTGCTGTACCTGCACGGCCATCAAAACCTGCTGCCGGCGATGGAAAAAGGGTTTGAGGGTAAGGCCGAAGGCGACAACTTCAGCATTACCCTGAAACCGGAGGAAGCCTACGGTAAGCGCCGTGAGGGCGAGACCCAGCGCATCCCGATCAAACACCTGGTCGATCACGCCAAGCTGAAAAACCGGCTGCGTCCGGGTATGACCGTCGCGGTCAATACGGAGCACGGCCCGCAGGATGCCGTCGTGGTCAAGGTAGGCAAATTCAATGTGGATATCGATGCCAACCACCCCTACGCGGGCAAGACCCTGACTTTTGATATTTCGGTTTTGAGTGTGCGCGATGCCAGCGCCGATGAAGTGGCGCACGGTCATGCCCATGGCGTGGGTGGCCACCAGCACGATTAA
- a CDS encoding thiamine pyrophosphate-binding protein, whose translation MKKTGAWLVRYALEQLNITHTFGIPGVHNTEIYDELDQSASITPVLVTHEGCGAFMADAISRTSDSVGTLVIVPAAGATHAASGIGEAHLDGIPMLVISGGVRTNSDFDYQLHDMKQHDMLAPITKGTYKITAHDQVIPTLYEAYNTAISGEPGPVFVEVPVNIQLDTGEAGDLPAYQPPSSTTRVDDAAIAAAAALLAKADKPGLFLGWGAVDCGEASARIADLLNAPVATTLQGLSAFPANHPLHTGMSFGPAAVPAATEAFRECDALLAVGTRFAEIATGSFGVTVPANLVHLDINPKVFNANYPAAISLAGDARDLLPRLAEALAALKPAGRKDDVQALIARQKQAYRDEWFAHNVADRVNPAKYFAALRERLGDEDFLVVDDGNHTFLAAELMPIHAARRFISPTDFNCMGYAVPATIGTKLANPGAQVVGIIGDGAFLMTAMELFSAAALGTGAVFTVFNDGELSQISQAQQVPYNRKTCTRLGDLRLQGIADATGVEYLRMETNADIDRCLDEALALASQGRPVILDVKVDYSKKTRFTQGIVGTNLKRMPFPTKVRMITRALWRRVTG comes from the coding sequence ATGAAAAAAACCGGCGCCTGGCTTGTACGCTATGCCTTGGAGCAACTCAACATCACGCACACTTTCGGCATACCCGGCGTGCACAACACGGAAATATACGACGAGCTGGACCAGTCGGCATCGATCACGCCGGTGCTGGTAACGCACGAAGGCTGTGGCGCGTTCATGGCCGACGCCATCAGCCGTACGTCCGATTCGGTGGGCACGCTGGTGATTGTGCCGGCGGCCGGCGCCACCCACGCGGCCTCCGGTATTGGCGAGGCGCATCTCGATGGCATTCCCATGTTGGTGATTTCCGGTGGCGTGCGCACCAATTCGGATTTTGACTACCAGCTGCACGACATGAAGCAGCACGACATGCTGGCCCCCATCACCAAGGGTACCTATAAAATCACTGCCCACGATCAGGTGATCCCGACCCTGTACGAAGCCTACAACACCGCCATCAGCGGGGAGCCGGGTCCGGTGTTTGTGGAAGTGCCAGTCAATATTCAGCTGGACACGGGCGAGGCGGGTGACCTGCCGGCCTATCAGCCCCCCTCATCGACCACGCGCGTGGATGATGCGGCGATTGCGGCGGCCGCCGCCCTGCTGGCCAAAGCAGACAAGCCCGGCTTGTTTCTCGGTTGGGGTGCAGTGGATTGCGGCGAAGCGTCTGCCCGCATTGCCGACCTGTTAAATGCACCGGTAGCCACCACCTTGCAGGGCCTGAGTGCTTTTCCCGCCAATCACCCGTTGCACACCGGCATGAGTTTCGGGCCGGCGGCGGTGCCGGCGGCGACCGAGGCATTCAGAGAGTGCGATGCCCTGTTGGCCGTGGGTACCCGGTTTGCGGAAATCGCCACCGGCAGTTTTGGCGTCACGGTGCCCGCCAATCTGGTGCACCTGGATATCAACCCCAAGGTGTTCAATGCCAATTACCCTGCTGCCATCAGCCTGGCCGGTGATGCGCGCGATCTGCTGCCGCGCCTGGCCGAAGCGTTGGCGGCACTCAAGCCCGCCGGCCGTAAAGACGATGTGCAAGCCCTGATTGCGCGCCAGAAACAGGCCTACCGGGACGAGTGGTTTGCCCACAATGTGGCCGATCGGGTCAACCCGGCTAAGTACTTTGCCGCGTTACGCGAGCGATTGGGTGACGAGGATTTTCTGGTGGTGGACGATGGCAATCACACGTTTCTGGCGGCCGAGCTGATGCCTATTCACGCTGCCCGGCGGTTTATTTCGCCCACGGATTTCAACTGCATGGGTTACGCGGTGCCGGCCACCATTGGCACCAAGCTGGCCAATCCCGGGGCCCAGGTGGTGGGTATTATCGGCGATGGTGCTTTCCTGATGACCGCCATGGAATTGTTCTCTGCGGCCGCGCTGGGGACGGGAGCGGTATTTACCGTATTCAACGACGGCGAGCTGAGCCAGATTTCGCAGGCACAGCAGGTGCCTTACAACCGCAAAACCTGCACCCGCCTGGGCGATCTGCGCCTGCAGGGCATCGCCGATGCCACCGGGGTTGAATATCTGCGCATGGAAACCAATGCCGACATTGACCGCTGTCTGGATGAGGCTTTGGCACTGGCGTCCCAGGGGCGGCCGGTGATACTGGATGTGAAAGTGGATTATTCCAAGAAAACCCGCTTTACCCAGGGCATTGTCGGCACCAATCTCAAGCGCATGCCGTTTCCCACCAAGGTTCGGATGATCACCCGGGCGCTCTGGCGGCGGGTGACCGGCTGA
- a CDS encoding helix-turn-helix transcriptional regulator: MPQLDALIARLYRATADVPASDFRTWALEAVRSEIPFDGAVWGTGHVSALHFHTRTCLQVDEALFDDLLALKHLNPIGHFFSADNLVPGQQPPADLRARFGQAISMADLIDDAHFYDSDIYRLCFQPRGIERILSSLHFHDRTGIYTLLSLYRFDRDYPFTDAEKALQQQLLFHLLESERHAFDLRLKASEPQPGEQFALVDEAGHYHQASVEFLDLLPDKSQLPFLPASAPAQFGSLRVRIEREGELWVVGLRPEQLWDQLTEREMQVVNGVASGKTFKTIGKEIQLSPSTVANHLYRVYRKLGLSSRNQLLALMQTT; the protein is encoded by the coding sequence ATGCCCCAGCTCGACGCCCTCATTGCCCGCCTCTACCGCGCCACGGCCGACGTGCCCGCCAGCGATTTCCGTACCTGGGCACTGGAAGCCGTGCGCTCGGAAATCCCGTTTGATGGCGCTGTCTGGGGCACGGGTCACGTGAGTGCATTGCATTTTCACACCCGCACCTGCCTGCAGGTAGACGAAGCGCTGTTCGACGATTTGCTCGCACTCAAACACCTCAACCCCATTGGGCACTTTTTTTCCGCCGACAATCTGGTGCCCGGCCAACAACCGCCGGCAGACTTACGCGCCCGATTCGGGCAGGCGATTTCCATGGCCGACCTGATCGATGACGCACACTTTTACGATTCAGACATTTACCGGCTTTGCTTCCAACCACGCGGTATCGAGCGGATTCTGAGCTCGTTGCATTTTCACGACCGCACCGGTATTTACACGCTGTTGAGCTTGTACCGGTTTGACCGCGACTACCCCTTCACTGACGCCGAAAAAGCGCTGCAACAGCAACTGCTGTTTCATTTACTGGAAAGCGAACGCCATGCCTTTGACCTGCGCCTGAAAGCCTCTGAACCGCAACCCGGCGAGCAATTTGCGCTGGTAGACGAAGCGGGCCATTACCATCAGGCCAGTGTGGAATTTCTGGATCTTTTACCCGACAAAAGCCAATTGCCGTTTCTACCGGCCAGCGCGCCGGCACAGTTCGGTTCGCTGCGGGTGCGCATCGAACGCGAGGGTGAATTGTGGGTGGTGGGACTCAGGCCCGAGCAACTGTGGGATCAATTGACCGAGCGGGAAATGCAGGTGGTCAACGGCGTGGCGTCAGGCAAAACCTTCAAAACCATTGGCAAAGAAATTCAGCTTTCACCTTCCACCGTGGCCAATCATTTATACCGGGTGTATCGCAAACTCGGGCTCAGCAGCCGCAACCAATTGCTTGCGTTGATGCAGACGACATAG
- a CDS encoding DUF6122 family protein, with protein sequence MGIGSIVHLLLHILVPLALARLFARGQWLPVWGVMMATMLVDLDHLLATPLYDPERCSVTTHPLHRVWFWPVYGLMALWPKTRWWGIGLLVHMGLDTSDCARQDSARLISEFFRI encoded by the coding sequence ATGGGTATTGGGTCGATCGTCCATTTATTACTGCACATTCTAGTGCCTTTGGCGCTGGCGCGCCTGTTTGCCCGCGGGCAATGGCTGCCGGTGTGGGGTGTGATGATGGCCACCATGCTGGTGGATCTGGATCACCTGCTGGCGACCCCCTTGTACGATCCTGAGCGCTGCAGCGTTACCACACATCCGTTACACCGGGTCTGGTTCTGGCCGGTATATGGCCTGATGGCCTTGTGGCCCAAGACCCGTTGGTGGGGCATCGGGCTGCTGGTGCATATGGGGCTCGATACCAGCGACTGCGCCCGTCAGGACAGCGCTCGCCTGATCAGCGAATTCTTCCGGATATAG
- a CDS encoding FAD-dependent oxidoreductase → MEYRTDNLIIGGGVAGLVAALELARAGRQVTIVDRDTHERIGGLARWAFGGMALVGTPEQRRMGVPDTPAIAYNDWASFAEFSQYDHWPKAWAQAYVQESRPVIYDWLRSLGLKFMPAVNWVERGLFVPGNSLPRYHVLWGAGLGLVEALLNALRPFESHVQWLHQHTATEFIPDQHGVVGVTGVDGEGNAFRVNAQRTLVATGGINGSVQQVIKHWPAHWGKAAQAQLLNGAHPFADGQIHERVAALGGRISHVSDMWNYAAGVSHPRPHFDGHGLSLIPCKSALWLDEQGDRLGPVPLVTGFDTNFLCEQVSHHPHTWQLLNWHIAAHELAVSGAEHNPAIRDHKLVKFLWQTLRGNHALVQQMLEECEDFLVADSLDELVAKMQALTPEMPVQVHKVKASVAHWDQMTARPPHLQDDDQIRRINHARAWRPDRLRTVKPAPITDPRRGPLIAIRCRLISRKSLGGIQTDLHSRVLTGTGEPIAGLYAIGEAAGFGGGGASGKRSLEGTFLAGCVLTARKAAQHINEQ, encoded by the coding sequence ATGGAATATCGGACAGATAACCTGATTATTGGCGGTGGCGTGGCAGGGCTGGTGGCGGCGCTGGAATTAGCGCGTGCCGGCCGGCAGGTGACGATTGTGGACCGGGATACGCACGAGCGCATTGGCGGTCTGGCGCGCTGGGCTTTTGGTGGCATGGCGCTGGTGGGCACGCCCGAACAGCGCCGCATGGGGGTGCCGGATACGCCCGCGATTGCCTATAACGATTGGGCCTCGTTTGCCGAATTTTCGCAGTACGATCACTGGCCCAAAGCCTGGGCACAGGCTTATGTGCAGGAAAGTCGGCCCGTTATTTATGATTGGCTCAGGTCGCTGGGGCTGAAGTTCATGCCGGCGGTGAACTGGGTTGAGCGAGGCCTCTTTGTACCCGGCAATAGCCTGCCTCGCTACCACGTGCTGTGGGGCGCGGGCCTGGGGCTGGTGGAGGCGTTGCTGAACGCACTCAGACCCTTTGAATCCCATGTGCAGTGGTTACACCAACATACCGCCACTGAATTCATTCCAGACCAGCACGGCGTGGTGGGCGTCACCGGTGTGGATGGTGAGGGCAATGCATTCCGGGTGAATGCGCAACGCACGCTGGTGGCTACCGGCGGCATCAATGGTTCAGTACAACAAGTCATAAAGCATTGGCCAGCGCATTGGGGTAAAGCCGCGCAGGCGCAGCTGCTCAATGGCGCCCATCCTTTTGCCGACGGGCAGATCCACGAGCGCGTGGCGGCGCTGGGGGGGCGCATCAGTCATGTGAGTGATATGTGGAACTACGCGGCAGGCGTGAGTCACCCCCGCCCGCACTTCGACGGCCATGGTCTCAGCCTGATTCCGTGCAAATCGGCCCTTTGGCTGGACGAGCAGGGCGACCGGCTCGGGCCGGTGCCGCTGGTGACGGGGTTTGACACCAATTTTCTCTGTGAACAGGTCAGTCACCACCCGCACACCTGGCAGCTGCTCAACTGGCACATCGCCGCGCACGAACTGGCGGTATCCGGTGCCGAACATAACCCGGCCATCCGCGATCACAAACTGGTTAAATTTCTCTGGCAGACCCTGCGCGGCAATCACGCGCTGGTGCAACAGATGCTGGAGGAATGCGAAGACTTCCTCGTGGCCGATTCGCTGGATGAACTGGTGGCAAAGATGCAGGCGCTCACGCCTGAAATGCCGGTGCAGGTCCACAAGGTCAAGGCCTCCGTGGCGCACTGGGACCAGATGACTGCGCGACCACCGCACCTGCAGGACGACGACCAGATCCGGCGCATCAATCACGCCCGCGCCTGGCGGCCAGACCGGCTGCGCACGGTCAAGCCTGCGCCCATTACCGACCCGCGCCGGGGCCCGCTGATCGCGATTCGCTGCCGGTTGATTTCGCGCAAAAGCCTGGGGGGGATCCAGACCGATTTACACAGCCGGGTGCTCACCGGTACCGGCGAACCCATTGCCGGTTTGTACGCAATCGGTGAAGCCGCCGGCTTTGGTGGCGGCGGCGCCAGTGGCAAGCGCTCGCTCGAAGGCACTTTTCTGGCCGGCTGCGTGCTCACCGCGCGCAAAGCCGCACAACACATTAACGAACAATAA
- the speA gene encoding biosynthetic arginine decarboxylase: protein MNWSIDDSRELYNITHWSDGYFDVNDQGELIAKPDPDKPAHTVSLMTLVKQAQALGMTTPLLVRFNDILHDRVDRLCGAFDNARERLGYKGQYRAVYPIKVNQQHDVVEQLLLHGGQERFGLEAGSKPELMAVIGLAKPGSVIVCNGYKDREYIRTALIAEHLGHQVYIVVEKMSEMNLVLEEARNMGVSPRMGVRVRLASQGKGKWQSSGGEKSKFGLSPTQILSMVDTLKAQGQLQSLQLVHYHLGSQLANIRDIQHALREAARYFAELHALGVNIGWVDVGGGLGVDYEGTTSSRSSCSTNYTMQEYANKVVSALVDICDENNIEHPNIISESGRAMTAHHAVLITDVIGVEETIGYKLPNPVSDDDHPCLQDLWHGFKNISKRTALEIYHDAVYSIGEAHSLYVHGSLNLQEWARASELYAATCVSVREVLQNNPGVHAEILDELNEKLADKVFCNFSLFQSLPDAWAIDQVFPVLPLHYLDRAPERRAILQDITCDSDGKLDMYVEGEGIEPTLPMPRFDEDKPLYLGMFMVGAYQEILGDLHNLFGDTHSMHVGFKDDGSHEILNPLMGDTVADMLACVDFDVNHLMQTYAQKLAASDLPEATQKSYLAELQSGMNGYSYLEE from the coding sequence ATGAATTGGTCAATTGACGATTCCAGAGAACTTTACAACATCACCCACTGGAGCGACGGCTACTTTGACGTCAATGACCAGGGCGAACTCATAGCCAAGCCTGATCCGGACAAGCCAGCGCACACGGTGAGCCTGATGACGCTGGTCAAACAAGCCCAGGCCCTGGGCATGACCACGCCCTTATTGGTGCGATTCAATGACATTTTGCACGATCGTGTCGACCGGCTCTGCGGCGCCTTCGACAACGCGCGCGAACGTCTGGGCTACAAGGGTCAATACCGGGCGGTGTATCCCATCAAGGTGAATCAGCAACACGACGTGGTTGAGCAGTTGCTACTGCATGGCGGCCAGGAACGCTTCGGTCTGGAGGCCGGTTCCAAACCCGAGCTGATGGCGGTAATCGGTCTGGCCAAACCGGGCTCGGTGATCGTGTGCAATGGCTACAAAGATCGCGAGTACATCCGCACGGCGCTGATTGCCGAACACCTTGGCCACCAGGTGTACATCGTGGTGGAAAAAATGTCCGAAATGAACCTGGTGCTGGAAGAAGCGCGCAATATGGGTGTGAGCCCGCGCATGGGCGTGCGCGTGCGCCTGGCTTCTCAGGGCAAAGGCAAATGGCAATCCAGCGGTGGCGAGAAATCCAAATTCGGACTCTCCCCCACACAAATTCTGAGTATGGTGGACACACTCAAAGCCCAGGGACAACTGCAATCGCTGCAGCTGGTGCACTATCACCTGGGCTCCCAGCTGGCCAATATCCGCGATATCCAGCACGCGCTGCGGGAAGCCGCGCGTTACTTTGCCGAATTGCACGCACTGGGCGTGAACATCGGCTGGGTCGATGTGGGCGGTGGCCTGGGTGTGGATTACGAGGGCACCACCAGCTCCCGTTCTTCCTGTTCAACCAACTACACCATGCAGGAATACGCCAATAAAGTGGTCAGCGCACTGGTGGATATCTGCGACGAAAACAACATCGAACACCCGAACATCATTTCTGAATCGGGCCGCGCCATGACCGCTCACCACGCCGTGCTGATTACCGATGTGATCGGGGTGGAAGAAACCATCGGTTACAAACTGCCCAATCCGGTGAGTGACGACGATCATCCGTGCCTGCAGGATTTGTGGCACGGCTTCAAAAATATTTCCAAGCGCACCGCACTGGAGATTTATCACGACGCGGTATACAGCATCGGGGAAGCCCACAGCCTGTACGTACACGGTTCATTGAATTTGCAGGAATGGGCGCGCGCCAGTGAACTCTATGCGGCCACCTGTGTCAGCGTACGCGAAGTACTGCAGAACAACCCCGGTGTTCACGCTGAAATACTGGATGAGTTGAATGAAAAATTAGCCGATAAAGTATTCTGTAATTTTTCGTTGTTCCAATCCCTGCCCGACGCCTGGGCCATTGACCAGGTGTTCCCGGTATTGCCATTGCATTACCTCGACCGGGCACCCGAGCGCCGCGCGATATTGCAGGACATTACCTGTGATTCCGACGGCAAGCTGGATATGTATGTGGAAGGCGAAGGTATCGAACCCACCCTGCCCATGCCGCGCTTTGACGAGGATAAACCCCTTTACCTCGGCATGTTCATGGTCGGCGCCTATCAGGAAATTCTGGGCGATCTGCACAATCTGTTTGGCGACACCCACTCAATGCACGTGGGCTTCAAAGACGACGGCAGCCACGAAATCCTGAACCCGTTGATGGGCGATACCGTGGCCGACATGCTGGCCTGCGTGGATTTTGACGTGAATCACCTGATGCAGACCTACGCGCAAAAACTGGCCGCCAGTGACTTGCCGGAAGCCACCCAGAAATCCTATCTGGCGGAACTTCAGTCAGGTATGAACGGCTACAGCTATCTGGAAGAGTGA
- a CDS encoding DUF3313 family protein, whose product MRTMSGHMRGLIALLLLVTAPWAAALEQLEVEYVRPGVDFSQYTQVMIHPLNLERTKVIPPAWASDQSRKHWDLSADDRAFTQQLFLSTLTAEVEKDSRFHVVPFTGPGIMELEVKITSVTPFANRDEQVVTKGSGEISVRAEFIDGASGDLIAVLSGDQSVGDSYQLNSIDTNRANVERLVTAWGKRLLNHLRAAQR is encoded by the coding sequence ATGCGAACAATGTCTGGCCATATGCGCGGGCTTATCGCGCTTTTATTGCTTGTTACGGCTCCCTGGGCTGCCGCGCTGGAGCAGTTGGAAGTCGAATATGTGCGACCTGGAGTAGATTTCAGCCAATACACACAAGTAATGATTCATCCGTTGAACCTAGAGCGCACCAAGGTTATTCCGCCAGCCTGGGCGTCAGACCAATCCCGTAAACACTGGGATCTGAGTGCTGATGACCGCGCCTTTACCCAGCAACTGTTCCTCTCTACGCTGACAGCAGAAGTGGAAAAAGACAGCCGGTTTCACGTTGTGCCATTTACCGGCCCCGGCATCATGGAGCTGGAAGTGAAAATCACCAGTGTCACACCCTTTGCAAACCGGGATGAACAAGTCGTCACCAAGGGTTCGGGAGAAATATCTGTGCGCGCTGAATTTATCGATGGCGCCTCAGGTGATCTGATTGCTGTATTGAGCGGGGATCAATCCGTTGGCGACAGTTACCAACTGAATAGCATCGATACCAACCGGGCGAATGTAGAGCGCTTGGTTACCGCTTGGGGCAAGCGGCTACTCAATCATTTGCGGGCTGCGCAACGTTGA
- a CDS encoding VOC family protein yields MTGFLRTRFLALFAACAGLSLAACSQLTVKLPAIADSDQYRPGQVIWRDLLTRDMAGIKHFYGELFGWQFTPVAGALGDADYQLIEYQGQWIGGVVDTRGFKARDNLSQWINVFSTRDMADSVARVKAAGGTLVGGPRQVGERGELALVQDPQGAHFALLQTRQGDTVARPHQPGYFLWQELWNQDGNGDFYQTLFGATKQQATLNGGSFDYFAVDDKPAFAVLSSPLEGLPSTWVSYLQVEDVGATLARVESLGGRILVPAQNNPAGGQLAVILDPSGAGLVIQTWAHTTADATHTLNASGVTP; encoded by the coding sequence ATGACCGGATTTTTGCGCACCCGTTTTCTCGCCCTGTTCGCCGCCTGTGCCGGCCTGTCACTCGCCGCCTGCAGCCAGCTCACCGTCAAACTGCCGGCCATTGCCGACTCGGATCAATACCGGCCCGGCCAGGTTATCTGGCGCGACCTGCTCACCCGCGACATGGCGGGCATTAAACACTTTTACGGCGAACTGTTCGGCTGGCAGTTCACCCCGGTCGCGGGCGCACTGGGCGACGCGGACTATCAGCTGATTGAATACCAGGGGCAATGGATCGGTGGCGTAGTCGACACCCGTGGGTTCAAGGCCCGGGACAACCTGTCGCAATGGATTAACGTGTTCTCCACCCGCGACATGGCGGATTCCGTTGCCAGGGTCAAAGCCGCCGGCGGCACCCTCGTGGGCGGCCCGAGGCAGGTGGGCGAGCGGGGTGAACTTGCCTTGGTGCAGGACCCGCAAGGTGCCCATTTCGCTTTGCTGCAAACCCGACAGGGCGACACCGTGGCACGCCCCCATCAACCGGGGTATTTCCTGTGGCAAGAATTGTGGAACCAGGATGGCAATGGGGATTTCTATCAGACCCTGTTTGGCGCAACCAAACAGCAGGCGACGCTCAATGGCGGCAGCTTTGACTACTTTGCCGTGGACGACAAGCCCGCGTTCGCGGTGCTGAGTTCGCCCCTGGAAGGCCTGCCTTCCACCTGGGTGTCCTACTTGCAGGTTGAGGATGTGGGCGCCACCCTGGCGCGGGTTGAATCGCTCGGCGGCCGGATTCTGGTGCCAGCCCAGAACAACCCCGCGGGCGGGCAACTGGCCGTCATTCTCGACCCCAGTGGCGCTGGTCTGGTGATCCAGACCTGGGCCCACACCACCGCAGACGCCACTCACACACTGAATGCATCGGGAGTTACACCATGA